In Pedobacter sp. W3I1, one DNA window encodes the following:
- a CDS encoding helix-turn-helix transcriptional regulator, whose protein sequence is MIFEFTAAPGFDFITLFAAQINVPVRGGLLEIPKALGEGYVRKVGFGNDFKLTIHRYILKEDLIIKRNPANEANDVRTLFFYNNKEDLEVKYNNEENIPFAQKNDSSILLSTNDLRTEIRFPAGSNIQYVVVGITASRLRAILSIQSPNNILQTIMAEEASFLFFENLDPEMQLLLKNIVSVDMNNILNGFYVQIKVQELMYLLFSKLSLREATTFKNINSSDAERLLLIRNEILSDLSTPPVIGELANIASMSETKLKQLFKQTFGDTIYNYYQRARMEEAAFLLKQARHSVSQVGYELGFSNLSHFSRLFEKQYGITPKKFSYTA, encoded by the coding sequence ATGATTTTTGAATTTACGGCCGCTCCAGGTTTTGACTTTATTACATTGTTTGCAGCACAGATTAATGTGCCCGTTAGGGGCGGTTTACTGGAAATCCCCAAGGCATTGGGAGAAGGATATGTGCGCAAGGTCGGATTTGGAAACGATTTTAAATTAACCATTCATCGGTACATCCTGAAGGAAGATCTCATTATTAAGAGGAATCCTGCTAACGAGGCCAATGATGTGCGTACTCTTTTCTTTTATAACAATAAGGAAGACCTTGAGGTAAAATATAATAACGAGGAAAACATACCTTTTGCACAAAAAAATGATTCCTCTATACTCCTGTCAACCAATGACCTGCGCACAGAAATCCGCTTTCCAGCAGGCAGCAACATCCAGTATGTGGTTGTTGGAATTACAGCCAGCAGACTCAGGGCTATCCTGTCCATACAAAGCCCCAATAATATACTGCAGACCATTATGGCAGAGGAAGCCTCCTTTCTCTTTTTCGAGAACCTGGATCCCGAAATGCAACTACTGCTGAAAAACATTGTGTCTGTTGACATGAACAATATCTTAAACGGTTTTTATGTACAGATCAAGGTACAGGAATTAATGTACCTGCTTTTTAGCAAACTGTCGCTTAGGGAAGCCACTACATTTAAGAACATCAACAGCAGCGATGCAGAAAGACTTTTGCTCATTCGTAATGAAATCTTAAGTGATCTCAGCACTCCACCGGTTATCGGTGAGTTAGCTAATATTGCCTCGATGAGCGAGACTAAACTCAAGCAGCTCTTTAAGCAGACTTTTGGAGATACTATCTATAATTATTACCAAAGGGCAAGAATGGAGGAGGCTGCTTTTCTTTTAAAGCAAGCCAGACATTCAGTTTCCCAGGTTGGCTATGAACTGGGATTTTCAAACCTTAGCCATTTCAGCAGACTGTTTGAAAAGCAGTATGGCATTACACCAAAAAAATTCTCTTACACAGCTTAG
- a CDS encoding NADP-dependent oxidoreductase has product MKAIQYRDYGSSAVLEQVEVPAPLIQNGNEVLVQVKAAAVNPIDIKIRMGFMKTIRPVEMPFIPGGEAAGLVTAVGKDVTKFKVGDEVIVLAKANGYAEYVKADENFVLLKPEGLSFAEAASIGVNIGTAQSVLFIAGKLKKGQSVLIQGGAGAAGGAMVQMAKAAGAYVIATASGKGVELAQSLGADEVIDYKLQEVTEVVKDVDLVADTAGGEAQAKLFQALKPGGTLLSIVVPPSQELAGQYQVKASFVASTISAQTLAQGIELLKAGKFRPIVSKTFKLAEAADAQDFLTAGGINGKVILLID; this is encoded by the coding sequence ATGAAAGCAATACAATACAGAGATTACGGAAGTTCAGCTGTTCTTGAACAGGTTGAAGTTCCGGCACCATTAATCCAAAATGGAAATGAGGTGTTGGTACAGGTTAAGGCAGCAGCTGTAAACCCAATAGACATTAAGATCAGAATGGGCTTTATGAAGACTATCCGCCCTGTGGAAATGCCATTTATTCCTGGTGGTGAAGCAGCAGGATTAGTAACCGCCGTTGGCAAGGATGTAACAAAATTTAAAGTGGGTGATGAAGTCATCGTGCTGGCTAAGGCAAATGGCTATGCGGAGTATGTGAAAGCAGATGAAAATTTTGTACTGCTAAAGCCTGAAGGACTATCATTTGCGGAGGCCGCATCAATTGGAGTAAACATAGGCACTGCACAGTCGGTACTATTTATAGCCGGGAAATTGAAAAAGGGGCAAAGCGTATTGATTCAGGGCGGAGCCGGTGCAGCCGGTGGTGCCATGGTACAGATGGCTAAAGCAGCCGGGGCTTATGTGATTGCAACCGCATCTGGAAAAGGTGTGGAGTTGGCACAAAGCCTTGGGGCAGACGAGGTGATCGATTACAAACTTCAGGAGGTGACGGAAGTGGTTAAGGATGTGGATCTGGTAGCAGATACTGCGGGTGGCGAAGCACAGGCAAAGCTTTTTCAGGCATTAAAGCCAGGCGGAACATTACTGAGCATTGTTGTACCACCGTCACAGGAACTTGCCGGCCAATACCAGGTGAAAGCAAGTTTTGTAGCTTCAACCATTTCCGCTCAAACCTTGGCACAGGGTATCGAACTGTTAAAGGCCGGAAAGTTCAGACCCATCGTTTCTAAAACATTTAAGCTTGCAGAAGCTGCTGATGCACAGGATTTCTTAACAGCGGGAGGCATAAACGGTAAGGTCATCCTTTTGATTGATTAA
- a CDS encoding alkene reductase codes for MKLLEKVVLGQQSLKNAIAMAPMTRSRANSEGVVQDLTVLYYTQRVGAGLIITEAINISEQAIGSPYTPGIYNQEQIEAWKKVTQSVHDHGGIIYAQLWHTGRVGHSVDKNGNLPIAPSAIGIQGQQHFTSQGMKDYETPYELSNQEIKEIVKEYGQAATNALEAGFDGVELHAAFGYLPNQFLSESANKRHDEYGGSVENRNRFVIEVMQELVRASGSDKVGIKLSPTIYYNNIENSDPVAQFSPLIEALNDLPLAYVHLMNGMFPLDNHPHYPKNVIETFGTLSNHLVIANAGYNRETGEAELEKGIAKMISYGSSFVANPDLPERFKQNVALNQPDPATMYGGGEKGYTDYPFS; via the coding sequence ATGAAATTATTAGAAAAAGTAGTCTTAGGGCAGCAAAGCCTAAAAAATGCCATTGCAATGGCGCCGATGACCCGGAGCCGTGCAAATAGCGAAGGTGTTGTACAGGATCTAACCGTATTATATTATACCCAACGCGTGGGTGCAGGGCTGATCATTACAGAAGCCATCAATATATCTGAACAGGCAATCGGTAGTCCATACACACCTGGGATATATAACCAGGAGCAGATTGAAGCATGGAAGAAAGTAACCCAATCTGTTCATGATCATGGTGGTATTATCTATGCTCAGCTTTGGCATACCGGCCGTGTCGGACATTCAGTGGATAAAAACGGGAACCTTCCTATTGCACCATCTGCAATCGGTATACAAGGTCAGCAGCATTTTACCTCCCAGGGGATGAAAGATTATGAAACGCCGTACGAGTTATCTAACCAGGAGATTAAAGAGATTGTAAAAGAGTATGGACAGGCGGCCACTAATGCACTGGAAGCCGGTTTTGATGGCGTAGAATTACACGCTGCATTCGGATACCTGCCTAATCAGTTTCTATCAGAAAGTGCAAACAAACGCCATGATGAATATGGTGGAAGTGTGGAAAACAGGAACCGTTTTGTAATCGAAGTGATGCAGGAACTGGTCCGTGCATCTGGCAGCGATAAGGTGGGAATCAAACTATCGCCAACCATCTATTATAACAATATTGAGAACAGCGACCCTGTGGCACAATTCAGTCCTTTAATCGAAGCATTAAATGACTTGCCGCTGGCCTATGTCCATCTGATGAATGGGATGTTTCCGCTTGACAACCATCCTCACTACCCTAAGAACGTGATTGAGACCTTTGGTACATTAAGTAATCATTTGGTTATCGCAAATGCCGGCTATAATAGAGAAACCGGCGAAGCAGAGCTGGAAAAGGGAATTGCCAAAATGATCTCCTATGGATCATCCTTTGTTGCCAACCCTGACCTTCCTGAAAGATTTAAGCAAAATGTAGCACTGAACCAGCCAGACCCAGCGACGATGTATGGTGGAGGTGAAAAAGGATATACAGATTATCCGTTTTCGTAA
- a CDS encoding MmcQ/YjbR family DNA-binding protein has protein sequence MNAETLREYCLSFEGVTDKMAFTKASAEYDRNLLAFYVKEKWFCFFNVDEFDFCTLKCDPEESKILQDKYQGITPGYHMNKKHWISVHFNKDVPDKLIKTLLKKSYELVVASLTKAEIHDLEDDARGHE, from the coding sequence ATGAATGCAGAAACCTTAAGGGAATATTGTCTTTCATTTGAGGGCGTTACCGATAAAATGGCTTTTACAAAGGCAAGTGCTGAATATGACAGGAACCTGTTGGCTTTTTATGTGAAAGAAAAATGGTTCTGTTTTTTCAATGTAGACGAGTTTGATTTTTGCACTTTAAAATGTGACCCTGAGGAGTCAAAAATACTCCAGGATAAATACCAGGGTATCACCCCTGGTTACCATATGAATAAAAAACATTGGATCAGTGTCCATTTTAACAAAGATGTGCCAGATAAACTCATCAAAACATTATTAAAAAAATCATATGAGCTGGTGGTAGCCTCTTTGACCAAGGCCGAAATACATGACCTGGAAGATGATGCCCGCGGGCATGAATAG
- a CDS encoding MmcQ/YjbR family DNA-binding protein, giving the protein MNIEQFREFCLSFEQSVEGMPFNAFFKNSKAILVFYAGKKMFCLFDIDSFDRITIRCAAERIEQLKERYAAIEKPINLSHKSWISIKFDTDMPDGKILLMVKDSYHLAIASMTKKERQYFQK; this is encoded by the coding sequence ATGAACATTGAGCAATTTCGTGAGTTTTGTTTGTCATTTGAGCAGTCTGTGGAAGGGATGCCCTTTAATGCTTTCTTCAAAAATTCGAAAGCAATTCTGGTATTTTACGCCGGTAAGAAAATGTTCTGCCTTTTCGATATTGACTCGTTTGACCGCATTACGATCAGATGCGCAGCGGAAAGGATTGAGCAGCTAAAGGAAAGATATGCCGCGATTGAAAAACCCATTAACCTGAGTCATAAATCATGGATCAGTATAAAATTTGATACAGATATGCCAGATGGGAAGATACTACTGATGGTAAAAGATTCTTATCATCTGGCAATCGCTTCGATGACGAAAAAAGAGCGGCAGTATTTCCAAAAATGA
- a CDS encoding Atu2307/SP_0267 family LLM class monooxygenase, with protein MEIGIDSFASAMYGSNALSSVDAMEQLLERINVADQAGLDIFGIGEHHKKEFLDSAPAVILAAAAAMTKRIRLSSAVTVLSTSDPVRVYQAFATLDLISKGRAELVVGRGSAIDAYPLFGFNLEDYDALFREKLDLLLKIRDQEFVTWSGRFRPALNNQPIYPRALQQNIPIWLGVGGTPESFVRAGTLGLPLMVAVIGGETARFRPLVDLYRKAGADAGFKPEQLKVGLHSPGYVAANTSLAIEEYYPGYAKLWTEAGKQRGWPPVTRAGFNQAISDEGVLVVGGPEEVAQKLIRHSEALGGIDRFTFQMDNAGLSHQQLISAIQLIGKKVMPLVNG; from the coding sequence ATGGAAATAGGAATTGATAGTTTTGCCTCTGCAATGTACGGAAGCAACGCGCTCAGCAGCGTTGATGCAATGGAACAGTTGCTGGAGAGAATTAATGTAGCCGATCAGGCAGGACTGGATATTTTTGGCATTGGAGAACACCATAAAAAAGAATTTCTGGACTCAGCCCCGGCAGTAATCCTGGCAGCCGCTGCAGCAATGACCAAACGGATCCGCCTTTCCAGTGCAGTAACAGTGCTGAGTACGTCGGATCCGGTACGCGTTTACCAGGCATTTGCTACGTTAGATCTCATCTCAAAAGGAAGGGCAGAATTAGTGGTTGGAAGAGGATCAGCCATTGATGCCTATCCCCTTTTCGGCTTCAACCTGGAGGACTATGATGCCTTGTTCAGGGAGAAACTAGATCTCCTTTTAAAAATCAGAGACCAGGAATTTGTAACATGGTCTGGTCGGTTCAGGCCCGCATTGAACAACCAACCCATTTATCCAAGGGCCCTACAGCAAAACATCCCGATCTGGTTAGGCGTCGGCGGAACGCCTGAATCATTTGTCAGGGCTGGCACCCTGGGGCTTCCATTAATGGTTGCCGTTATCGGGGGCGAGACCGCACGTTTTCGTCCATTGGTAGACCTCTACCGTAAGGCAGGTGCAGATGCTGGCTTTAAACCAGAACAGTTGAAGGTGGGACTACATTCTCCCGGTTATGTTGCGGCAAACACATCACTGGCAATTGAGGAATATTATCCTGGCTATGCCAAGCTTTGGACCGAAGCCGGAAAACAACGTGGCTGGCCACCTGTTACGAGAGCCGGGTTTAACCAGGCCATTAGTGATGAAGGAGTACTTGTTGTGGGCGGTCCTGAAGAGGTTGCCCAAAAATTGATCAGGCATAGTGAGGCGCTGGGTGGGATCGACAGGTTTACCTTTCAGATGGATAACGCCGGATTATCACATCAACAACTGATCAGTGCCATACAATTGATAGGCAAAAAAGTAATGCCTTTAGTAAATGGATAA
- a CDS encoding ATP-binding protein → MAAPLKILIVEDNKSDADLICREIKRSGISFHVEIIHTRPAFEHALLVFNPDLILSDFSLPAFDAVTAFRIKQREYADIPFIIISGVIGEENAVELIKEGVTDYVSKEKLFTLPVKIKRALQDSLERKDKLLTSEKLRIQTQELLISNGLLIAEREKVESVNLKLFQLNRDLELRVEKRTKALAESEHQFRSMMETIPQIAWTNSPEGKVIYFNSRWSDYTGLSEKSKGALRVNNLIHKADLKVSLGLYNLILEGNAGGEFQSRILRSDGEYRWHLVRLMPILNETEKIVMWIGTATDIHELRLLQQQKDDFISIASHELKTPITALKLSLQILDKIKNEPSSPRFPMLIAQANKGLEKVNALIEDLLNTGMAKDGQLQINQKRCSLAECIDDSCNNLINDLVYSVDVQGDTTIEVYADTVRISQVVTNFINNAIKYASKSSKIKILIERQSDVVRLSVIDKGPGIRPENLSYLFDRYYKVDSTGGTHSGLGLGLYICEEIIKKHGGQIGVDSEPGVGTAFWFTLPVFENKQEFTDSLPDRASVHAQAMLTPNDLQLRSKG, encoded by the coding sequence ATGGCTGCCCCCTTAAAAATACTTATTGTTGAGGACAACAAAAGTGATGCTGACCTGATCTGCCGGGAAATCAAAAGATCCGGTATCTCATTCCATGTGGAAATTATACATACCAGACCAGCCTTCGAACACGCACTGCTGGTTTTTAACCCGGATCTGATTCTCTCCGACTTCTCTCTTCCTGCTTTTGATGCTGTCACGGCGTTCAGGATTAAACAGCGTGAATACGCCGATATCCCATTTATTATCATATCGGGTGTCATCGGCGAAGAAAATGCAGTCGAGCTCATTAAAGAGGGCGTAACTGATTACGTATCAAAGGAGAAGCTCTTTACCCTTCCGGTAAAGATAAAGCGTGCTTTACAAGATTCGCTTGAGCGAAAGGATAAACTGCTCACCTCCGAAAAATTACGGATCCAAACGCAGGAGTTGCTCATATCAAACGGGTTGCTGATCGCCGAACGCGAGAAGGTAGAATCGGTAAATCTTAAACTTTTCCAGCTGAACAGAGATCTTGAACTGCGTGTGGAAAAGCGTACCAAAGCGCTTGCCGAAAGTGAGCACCAGTTTAGGAGCATGATGGAAACGATTCCGCAGATCGCCTGGACAAATTCTCCCGAAGGAAAGGTGATTTACTTCAACAGCCGCTGGTCTGATTATACAGGTTTGTCTGAAAAAAGCAAAGGCGCGCTGAGGGTTAACAATCTCATTCACAAGGCAGATCTGAAAGTTAGTTTGGGCCTTTATAACCTAATTCTTGAAGGGAATGCGGGTGGAGAATTTCAGAGCCGAATCCTTCGCTCTGACGGGGAGTACAGATGGCACCTGGTAAGACTGATGCCGATCCTTAACGAAACAGAAAAAATTGTGATGTGGATAGGTACAGCTACAGATATTCATGAGCTAAGGCTTCTCCAGCAACAAAAAGACGATTTTATCAGCATTGCAAGTCATGAACTCAAAACGCCGATTACCGCTCTTAAATTATCCCTCCAGATTTTGGATAAGATCAAAAACGAACCTTCTTCACCACGCTTTCCTATGCTGATCGCACAGGCAAATAAAGGGCTGGAGAAGGTAAACGCACTGATCGAGGATCTTTTGAATACCGGGATGGCAAAGGACGGGCAGCTTCAAATCAACCAAAAAAGGTGTAGCCTCGCTGAATGTATCGATGACTCCTGTAACAATCTGATAAATGACCTGGTTTATTCAGTCGATGTACAGGGTGATACTACTATTGAAGTTTACGCCGACACCGTCAGGATAAGCCAGGTGGTGACTAATTTTATAAACAACGCTATAAAATATGCTTCAAAGTCCAGCAAAATAAAAATTCTAATCGAAAGACAATCTGATGTAGTTAGGTTATCGGTAATCGACAAGGGGCCAGGTATCAGACCTGAAAACCTCAGTTATTTGTTTGACAGATATTATAAGGTCGACAGTACTGGCGGTACCCATTCAGGACTTGGACTTGGGCTTTACATCTGCGAAGAAATCATCAAAAAACATGGTGGTCAGATCGGCGTGGACAGTGAACCTGGCGTAGGTACGGCGTTCTGGTTTACTTTGCCGGTTTTTGAAAATAAGCAAGAATTTACAGACAGTTTGCCGGATCGGGCATCGGTACATGCCCAGGCAATGCTTACGCCCAATGACTTGCAATTACGATCAAAGGGATGA
- a CDS encoding response regulator: MNYDNIEILFVEDSKDDANLTIRALKKSGFTNKLHHLTNGAEALDFFYCKGIYSSRNQNDLPKLILLDVKMPKVSGIQVLEKIKSDPHLRSIPVVMLTSSNEGPDIEKCFALGANSYIVKPVDSDNFFNAIREIGLYWMVLNKLPG; encoded by the coding sequence ATGAACTACGATAATATTGAAATACTATTTGTGGAAGACAGCAAGGACGATGCGAACCTAACCATACGCGCACTTAAGAAAAGTGGATTTACAAATAAGCTTCACCATTTAACGAATGGAGCGGAGGCGCTGGATTTCTTCTACTGTAAAGGGATTTACAGCAGCAGGAATCAGAACGATCTACCCAAATTAATCCTGTTAGATGTTAAAATGCCCAAAGTGTCAGGAATACAGGTTTTGGAAAAAATCAAGTCAGATCCGCACCTTAGGTCTATTCCCGTAGTTATGCTTACCTCCTCAAACGAAGGTCCGGATATAGAGAAATGCTTCGCGTTGGGTGCGAACAGTTATATTGTAAAACCCGTTGATAGTGACAATTTTTTTAACGCCATACGAGAGATTGGACTCTATTGGATGGTATTGAACAAGCTTCCAGGTTAA
- a CDS encoding ATP-binding protein, with product MLIVLLNINLEILSIKNAAGRNIMLALYNTNSICLQLIYLPLHRTTDKTDSEELIIANREIAFQNEEKENRAAELAIANKELAFQHEEKEKRASELVIANQELIYQNREKEERAAELAIANKELAFQNEEKEKRASELVIANQELIYQNREKEERAAELVIANKELAFQNEEKEKRAKELLTANRELQEAQEDIRMLNEELEQKVIERTAQLVEANKELESFSYSVSHDLRAPIRAINGYTKIIDEDYGDRFDLEGKLVLQSIIDNSKKMGRLIDDLLAFSKLGRKEVAFAQLDMNDLLETVLRELVPVENESMPKFNISLLPEAKGDKSLIKQVWINLISNAIKYSGQKKNTTIQIGATSENNMVTYYVKDEGAGFDMQYYDKLFGVFQRLHAQEEFEGTGIGLAIVQKIISRHNGATWAESILNEGSCFYFSLQKASYI from the coding sequence TTGTTGATTGTCCTCCTCAACATCAATCTGGAAATTCTTTCCATTAAAAACGCGGCGGGCAGGAATATTATGTTAGCTTTATACAATACCAATTCAATATGTCTTCAACTAATCTATCTACCATTGCATCGGACAACTGATAAAACCGATTCAGAAGAACTGATCATCGCAAACAGGGAAATAGCTTTTCAGAACGAAGAGAAAGAGAACCGTGCAGCGGAACTTGCTATAGCCAACAAGGAGCTTGCCTTTCAACACGAGGAAAAAGAGAAAAGAGCCAGCGAACTCGTCATTGCAAATCAGGAACTGATTTACCAGAACCGGGAGAAGGAGGAACGTGCTGCGGAACTTGCAATAGCCAACAAGGAACTTGCCTTTCAGAACGAGGAAAAGGAGAAAAGAGCCAGTGAGCTCGTCATTGCAAACCAGGAACTGATTTACCAGAACCGGGAAAAGGAGGAGCGTGCAGCGGAGCTTGTTATCGCTAACAAAGAGCTGGCCTTCCAGAACGAGGAAAAAGAGAAAAGGGCCAAAGAACTTCTTACTGCCAACAGGGAACTACAAGAAGCGCAGGAAGATATCCGCATGCTGAATGAAGAACTGGAGCAGAAAGTTATTGAGCGTACTGCACAACTCGTGGAAGCGAACAAAGAACTGGAATCATTTTCTTATTCCGTTTCGCATGATCTTAGAGCACCCATCAGGGCGATCAATGGATATACAAAAATAATTGATGAAGATTATGGAGACCGATTCGATTTAGAGGGCAAACTTGTCCTGCAATCCATAATTGATAATTCAAAAAAAATGGGACGGTTGATTGATGACCTCCTTGCTTTTTCCAAACTCGGTAGAAAAGAGGTTGCATTTGCACAGCTTGACATGAATGACCTGCTGGAAACGGTACTTCGGGAACTCGTCCCGGTGGAGAACGAAAGTATGCCCAAATTTAATATCAGTCTATTACCTGAAGCCAAAGGGGATAAGTCACTGATTAAACAGGTGTGGATTAATTTAATCTCCAATGCCATTAAGTACTCTGGGCAAAAGAAAAACACAACTATCCAGATCGGGGCTACTTCAGAAAACAACATGGTTACTTATTATGTAAAAGATGAGGGTGCAGGCTTTGATATGCAGTACTACGACAAGCTTTTTGGTGTATTCCAGCGCCTGCACGCCCAGGAGGAATTCGAAGGTACGGGCATCGGTCTAGCGATAGTACAAAAAATAATATCCCGGCATAATGGAGCCACATGGGCCGAATCAATACTGAACGAAGGCAGCTGCTTCTATTTTAGCCTGCAAAAAGCCTCTTATATTTAA
- a CDS encoding IS110 family transposase, whose protein sequence is MEIIHNNSAGIDIGSRNIYISPGYSEVKVFGTFTGDFRAAASYLIEKGTQTIAMEATGSYWVILYDILVEHGFDVWLVDGRQTRQVPGRKTDVKDCQWIQQLHSYGLLNRCFVAQGELKEVRGYQRLREDHLRSASMHINHMQKAMIEMNIRLPEVLDQIQGASGISIIHAILEGERDPHRLLSLCHGSILKKKSAEILAALEGFYTERGLFALRQAYQAYQFYQMQIRECDAALNDILCKINQDKDHREAGPRKPVRHHKPQIDELGRHMLDLFGGRDATVLPGITDYSWLQIYSETGTDLERWPSEKHFTSWLGLSPGQNHSGKANKRPKKKGRPNAGQIFRLLAQSLLKSKKISFGAFGRRLKGRKGPMIAIKAVARKIAVQYWRLMVKGQEFVDQGVANYEAVMIKQKEKYLKKLALELNLQVIDPK, encoded by the coding sequence ATGGAAATTATCCACAACAACTCCGCGGGGATCGATATCGGTTCAAGGAACATCTACATCAGCCCCGGCTATTCTGAGGTAAAGGTTTTTGGCACCTTTACCGGTGATTTTAGAGCAGCAGCGTCCTACCTGATAGAAAAGGGTACCCAGACCATTGCCATGGAAGCCACCGGTTCCTATTGGGTCATCTTATATGATATCCTTGTAGAACATGGATTTGATGTATGGCTGGTTGATGGGCGCCAGACCCGCCAAGTTCCCGGCCGCAAGACCGATGTTAAGGACTGCCAGTGGATCCAGCAGCTGCATAGCTATGGTCTGCTGAACCGATGCTTTGTTGCCCAGGGCGAGCTGAAGGAAGTAAGAGGTTATCAGCGTCTACGCGAGGACCATCTGCGCAGTGCGTCCATGCATATCAACCATATGCAGAAAGCAATGATCGAAATGAACATCCGTTTGCCTGAAGTGCTCGATCAGATACAGGGTGCTAGCGGCATTTCCATTATCCATGCTATATTAGAAGGTGAACGTGATCCACACAGACTGCTTTCACTGTGCCATGGGAGTATCTTGAAAAAGAAGTCAGCCGAGATTCTGGCCGCTCTTGAAGGCTTCTATACTGAGCGCGGACTTTTTGCCCTTAGGCAGGCCTACCAGGCTTATCAGTTTTACCAGATGCAGATTAGAGAATGTGACGCTGCCCTTAACGATATACTGTGTAAGATCAATCAGGATAAAGACCATCGTGAAGCTGGGCCACGCAAACCGGTACGGCACCATAAGCCACAGATTGATGAACTCGGCAGACACATGCTGGATCTGTTCGGAGGCAGGGATGCAACGGTACTGCCAGGTATTACCGATTATTCATGGCTGCAGATCTACAGCGAAACAGGAACAGACCTTGAGCGTTGGCCTTCTGAAAAACATTTCACGAGCTGGCTCGGGCTTTCTCCTGGCCAGAACCATTCGGGAAAAGCCAATAAAAGGCCTAAGAAAAAAGGACGTCCCAACGCAGGCCAGATATTCAGGCTATTGGCCCAGAGCCTACTAAAGAGCAAGAAGATTTCATTTGGGGCCTTTGGACGAAGACTTAAGGGACGCAAGGGCCCAATGATTGCGATAAAGGCCGTAGCCCGAAAAATCGCTGTACAGTACTGGAGGTTGATGGTTAAAGGGCAGGAGTTTGTTGATCAGGGCGTAGCTAATTACGAAGCGGTAATGATCAAACAAAAAGAAAAATACCTAAAAAAGCTAGCGCTGGAACTGAATTTACAAGTAATAGATCCTAAATGA
- a CDS encoding PAS domain-containing sensor histidine kinase: protein MGILKDQLFCVMGERADDGYVIYDIEQNKILYQNTAFEDILGSTADLIKADPRLLMNFIHADDKTHLKMKLAKLSLQDFVKVDFRVINEGQEQFFRTSIAMAKWAEGRIACVIVEDSTVAYHNKIHIEQINARKNVTLEVLSHDIKEPLGMIKMIVSSLEKEVTPGDIKLGQSLQFIREMCERNLKLIRSMVNQEFLKSSVIELQKKRADLVWEIQDVIRFYKRSNLSDSRQFDFSSSQDKIYIAIDSMKFMQVINNLISNAIKFTNFGGQIAVELLDRGDSVRISVSDNGIGIPESIRSGIFYADKQALRDGLDGQPSGGLGLGIAKKIVELHNGTISFVSEVDAGTTFFIDLPKELS from the coding sequence ATGGGTATATTGAAAGATCAGCTATTCTGTGTAATGGGTGAGCGGGCAGATGACGGCTATGTAATCTATGATATCGAGCAAAATAAAATATTGTATCAAAATACAGCTTTTGAAGATATCCTGGGATCAACTGCAGATTTGATTAAAGCTGACCCTCGGCTCTTAATGAATTTCATTCATGCAGATGATAAAACCCATTTGAAAATGAAGTTGGCTAAATTAAGTCTCCAGGATTTTGTTAAGGTAGACTTTAGGGTAATCAACGAAGGTCAGGAACAGTTTTTCCGCACCTCAATAGCCATGGCAAAGTGGGCAGAAGGAAGGATAGCTTGCGTTATCGTTGAGGATTCTACGGTAGCCTATCACAATAAAATTCATATAGAGCAGATTAATGCGCGTAAAAATGTTACCCTGGAGGTACTCAGTCATGACATCAAGGAGCCCTTGGGTATGATAAAAATGATTGTCTCCTCGCTGGAGAAAGAGGTCACTCCAGGAGATATCAAGCTCGGGCAATCCTTACAGTTTATCAGGGAAATGTGCGAACGCAATCTGAAGCTGATCAGGAGCATGGTAAATCAGGAATTCCTCAAGTCGTCTGTTATTGAACTTCAAAAGAAACGAGCAGACCTTGTCTGGGAAATTCAGGATGTGATCAGGTTTTATAAACGTTCAAATCTTTCAGATTCAAGACAGTTTGACTTTAGCTCATCGCAGGATAAAATATATATCGCCATTGACAGTATGAAATTCATGCAGGTCATCAATAATCTGATTTCAAATGCGATTAAATTTACGAATTTTGGTGGACAGATAGCTGTGGAGCTTCTGGATAGAGGTGATTCGGTAAGGATATCTGTAAGTGATAATGGTATCGGTATTCCCGAGAGCATAAGATCTGGTATATTTTATGCGGATAAACAAGCTTTACGTGATGGATTGGATGGTCAGCCTTCCGGTGGACTTGGCCTGGGAATTGCGAAGAAAATAGTGGAACTCCACAACGGAACCATTTCGTTTGTAAGCGAAGTGGATGCAGGGACAACCTTTTTTATAGATCTTCCCAAAGAACTATCCTGA